Below is a window of Neofelis nebulosa isolate mNeoNeb1 chromosome 8, mNeoNeb1.pri, whole genome shotgun sequence DNA.
GACGGGCAGGCCAGGCGGCTGGTCGGCTGTGCGCTGGGCCCCCCCCCGCAGCAGTGGGGAACCCAGCCTGGGCCCTCGCCACTCACGAGGAGCGGAAGCAGCCCTAGAGACATGCTGTACCTCCGCAAATATTTTTCCAACAAGGGCATTCTGCCAACGTCTGGAGCATCTTCCTTCACTGGGTGAACTGGTCAGGGCTGCCTGCCGGCTCCCACGACCCCCCAGCCCTAATTTCCCTCATCGGCTGATATTGTCACTACCACCAACGCCGGGCCTCCAGGGGGCTGCTGAGGAGATGCTCCATGCAGCGGGGGCTGGTCCCTGGAGTACAGTCTGTCTCAGCCACTCATGCGCGGAGagctttttggggggtggggggggacagggagggtATGCCTTGTGCCTTTGTAGCAACCTTGCTGGCAGGTCTGCAGACCCCCGGGTCCCCCTTGAGCTTCCTAGCCCCTAGCCTGACAGAGGCACGGGGTCCGCCGGCATTTGGAACTCAGTCACTGGCGAGGCCGGAGACCCAAGACCCAACCAGAGTGTTGGGACGACCCATGTGGCCCCCATTTCTATCCTGGGGCCCGAGGTCTGCTCAGAGAGCCCGAGCCCATTCCTGGCTCCTGGTCCCCCATAGGCTGGGCTCAgcttccttcttcccccatcCCGTGCGTCCTGTCCTCAGCGGGAGCTGGCCACAGTGGCATGGAAAGGGACGGTGGTTACTGCCCTGCCCTCCTCAGCCCTTCCTCCAGGCCTGGAACCCCACCCCTCCTGGGGTTCCGAAATGCACGGGGCTGACCTCCCCATGCCCTCTGCGCACACGGCTGTCTGTGATGCCAGCCTCCGTCACTAGGCCCTGGTGGCCCAGATGCTCGAGCTAAGCCTCACTGGTGTCCTAAAAGTCCCCAGGAGCCACCTCTGGTGTTCTAGGtcagctctggaaaacagaaagccTCATGTGGTCCTAGCCACCCAACTACCAGCTGAGTGGTTTGGGGTAcgtttctcattctctttcctcccctgagAAATAGGACCGGTGTCTTCCCTGTAGACCTGACAATTAGGGAAAAAATTAGGAAGATgccttacaggggcgcctggggggctcagtcagtggagcgtctgacttcggctcaggtcatgatctcacagtttgtgagttcgagccccgcgtcgggctctgtgctgacggctcagagcctggagcctgcttccgattccgtgtctccttctctctctgcccctcccccactcatgctttgtctcagtctgtttctcaaaaataaataaatgtaaaaaaaaattttttttttcaaaagaaagatgCCTTACATGGAACCTGGCATCTCTACGAAGGCAGTGCTATGCCAAGCCTACCAGTGGCTCTCGTCTTGCTGCCCTCCCTCCGGGCAAAAGGCCAGCCTGGTCACTGCCACCAGCCTGCCCTCCCCAGGCCAGTGGAGTCTCTCAGTCAGAGAGCGCTCGGACCCACGAGACGCGGCTCCTCAACCCGGGGACAGCATCACTCACCGAAGGTCGGATCTGCTGCTTTGAGCTTTGACAGGCAGCCCTCAATGCCACCAAGACTTTTGTCATTGGTCCATTTGACATACTgaaatagaaaaggcaaaacaacgTTGTCCCCAGGGAGTCCTTAGTTCATGTTAAGGAAGGCATGTGTCTGAATCTGGATTTTCTCTCTAGACAACGAAGTatttcatgacctgaactgcacCCGGGTTGGTCTCATGTGAAGAGCCTGAATACTCGTAACTCAAGGCACACTTTCTAGGGCAGGTGAGGCCCCCATATTCAGGAAAGAAGCATCTAAAGAAAGCTTCTTCCTGACAGGTGACCTGCCCCGAACATCAACTTCTTTAGCCATGAGAGGGGGCTTCAAAATCGGGCGCCACAATTGGAACCTTCCtactgttcattcattcttttccaaaaagaccttcaggggcgcctgggtggctcagtcggttgagcgtccgacttcagctcaggtcatgatctcacggttcgtgggttcaagccccccatcaggctcactgctatcagcacagagcccacttcgtatgctctgtcccttctccctgcccctcctcacccctctctctctctctctcaaaaataaacaaaacaaaaaatgtgtcCTATCAAATGTCTGACCTGCATCTACACAGAATTAGCAGACTGTGTTTTAATAAGACACGGGGGAGTTGGAGCAGAGACGCCCACGCTCGAACACAGGATGGCCCAGAGATGCTGATACATGGGACAGAAGATACACAGGCAGGGTCCGGGGAAGGACTGTGCTACACTGAGGAACAAATCCGGGGCTCTACTGGGGCCAAACGTGCAGGAAGGGCACAAACAGAGTTCAAATGAGCACAGTGGAGTCCTTCGGCAAGCTCACGGCATCTCACTGGTGGTTTCTTGTGCTTATGTTTCTAGAAGCTTCCTCGGTCCTTATGTTGTGTGGATGGAGTTCGTAGGCAGGGTTCTCACTGCTCATGATAAACCCGGCTACCCTGCTCATCATCTGCCTCACTGCAGGAGTCAGCGcagctctctgagcctcggtttccccaccgTCAAACAAAGTGGTTAGACCCTACCTCTTGAGACCGTCCTCTTGAGACCGTTCCAAAACTACAGGCTCCTTCACTGGTGTTAGAAATTAATGGTAATTCGGTGGGGGGTCTTGGAGTGGCCATAGGTGAGAGTGGTATATTCAAAAATTAGCCCCAGCCAGGGGCCGAAGCCCAAAGCGTAGGGGCCCCATATCAAACCCTCAGCAGACCATagagggaggcctggggagagTCAGCATCCTGATAAACATTGCTGTCTGCCTGACCCTGGGGGCACCTCTCACCCCCGCCATGGGTTGTCTCCAACACGTTCCCATGCACCAGGGTCCGGAGTACATAGACTGCGCTGTAACCCACTGCTAACATCATTACCCAACTGAAAACAGCATCCCCTACTTCCCAAGCTGTTGGCTGCGGGGCCTCTAAGCATTACGAAGCATGTTTGGGTCCCCCATGTGGGCCCTCCTGTACCCAAGTTTGCCAGGAGATTTGGGCAGGAATGGGGCGGGAGAGCTTCACTGTTCATAAAACAAGAGTGCTGATAAAGATGTGAGGCTTAGGAAGCCTTGAGTGCCACCCTTGCTCGTGGTCATCGTTGACCGGCTTTCCTGGGAGAGTACATCACACGACACGTGAGTCTGGCCGTAAATCTAAGCGAAGCCGTGCTGGATGGGGGTGCGGAGTATTGTCTTGCACTTGTGTAAGGACCGTTCATTGCGTGGTGTAAGTAAATGTAGCTGTGAGACGGgccagaacatttaaaaatgaaacataaatcaGTTAAGAGCATTTGGTAATTTTAAACACCTCCCCACCGGCCGTCAGAGAGGCCACCGCGCTGCCCGGCAGGCATACCTGGGTCAAGGTGGCATCAAAGAGCTTGCAGGCCTCGTTACTTGCGGTTGACAGTGGGAGGCCCGCATCTTTCCACGCCTGCACACAGCAAGAAGAGACTCTCAGGGCTTTATTCCATGTAGTCCTCCAGCCATAAATGTGAACCCCAACCCCCAAGCACAGAAGATCTCTAAATGCCTCGCATCATGTGAGTGTGGGTTTCCATATGAGCCAGCCTTGTGGGGCTGGCAGGGACTCTCAGATTTCATAGACGGTGCAGAGCAGAGGAGGCCGAgttgtgggtgggagggggcagatcCTGATGCAAATCCCAGGGGACCCTAAATAGCTGTGTGCCTTCTGGCAACATCCTCTCTCAGACCCTTCGCTGGCCCCGAATGGAGCTCTGGAGGATGCACGGGGTGACTGTGAAGTGTCTGCCAGGGGAGCACTCAGGAAACGGGAGTCCCTGGTCTGGCTGAGGGGAGGTCTAGGGGGACAGACAAGGGGTAGAGCCTTAGAGAGTTTGGCCGGGCAGGGTGGACTTTCCAACTGGCAGGCAAACACGGTATCTGCCAAGCACAGTAACAatacctctcctctctccacttTATCAAATGATTCAGACCTACAAGTCTGTCAGCAGAAAAATCTAGAGATCGTTAGAACTGTTCACTGTTAGGGCTGCCCTTTGGATCCCGACTGGGTGCACAGACCTGCGACCCCGCCCTGGGAAGGAAAATGTCCTCTACTCCCTGAGCACAGCGGGCAGCTCCTCAGGCTGCATGGCTGGGGGGCAAGTCCCCTGGCTCCTCTGAACTTcaccttcctcatctgcaaaatgggttcAGGCTGCCCACCCTGGAGGGTCCGAAAGAGACACTCCTGCGCCACAGTGGCTGGGGCTAATGCATTATAGGCCTCGGGGTCTCCGCGGGGTCCGAACCGCGCCGCTGGGGTCCCACAGGAGGGTACTCTGGTCCCTTCCTGCACCCAGGTGCTCGCCTGTCCCTCGGGGGCCGGTTCCCCGGAGGATCCAGGGTCCCGCGCAGGTCGGTCCCGTCCCCGCCGCCGAGCGCCAAGCCATGCCGGGGCCGCGGGGCCCGGCCGGGTTCAACCTCCGCGTACCTGGCAGTCGCGCAGCGGAGCGGTGGCGGCCATAGGGGCAAGTGGGTGGCCGGGCCGGTGATGTGGGTCCGGGCGACTCCGCACCTTCCGCGTTGGGGCGGACACCGCGGGGCGGAGCTGCCGCGCTTCCCCGCGAGCTCACTGGTCCGCGGCactggccccgccccgccccgggggcGCTCCGAGGGGGTCCGCGCCTGCCGGAGGGGAGGAGCCGCTGCGGGGGCCTCGGTGGGCGCACTCGCCTCCCCCGCAGGGCAGCGGGGCAGCTCGGGATTCGCTCTCCGTCCCaactcctgccccacccccgccagggGGCTCCCGCCTGCAGGCGACCCTGTTGGGGCCGCCGCCGCGGAGTCCCTCGGGAGGCAGGGGGGAATCCTAAGGCAGCGGTCACTTTCAAGCTCTTTGGAGTCCCCCGCGGAAGCCTGGCGCGCACACGTTTCTAGAGGTCATTTTTTGAACTGAAGCAAACCGTGCTCACAACTACAGTCTGTGGAAGATAATGTGCTATATGATCCCCTTAGGTGACGTTTACCAACATGCAAAACAGTGCATTGCGGAGGGACTGGTTCCTGTGTAAACAGTCAAGAAACACGAGACAGCAGCAGAAACGAAACTCACATCAATGATGCCATGGTGGTGCTGAGAATTCTCTCTTGCAGGGCACGCGGAGGCCTCGGACTGCACTGGGATCCTTCTATCTCCTTGGCTGGGATGTGGGCATACcactgctctttattttttatttatctttgtagaTCTTAGATATACACTTCTCTGCTCTGCCATGCCGGCAAAACTTGTCCAGAGTTTTACGTGGTTGTCTGAACCACTGACACTGCACTTGTCTGGGACACTAAAGGCCCTCCGGGCCCAAACCCAGCCGCTGCCTCCACTTCCGGTTCCTCCCCATTTGGTCTGACACAGCCCCCTTACTTgaaccacctcccccaccccacccccttcctatGGCTTCCAGGACACCACACCTGCCTAGTTCCCCGCCAGCCCCACTGCGGCCGCTTCTCTGGCGCCTTGTTGGCCTGACCTCTAAATACTGGGGGAGTCCAGAGTCTGCCTTCTCCATTTATGCCTCCTCCCCTAACATGACCTCTGATGGCCCCAATCTGAGTTTTCAGCCCTCATCTTTCCTGTGGTTTTAGTCAGCTCAGGATGCTAAAACAAAATACCCTAGCGTGGGGGCTTGAGCGGTAAATATTTCTGGCAATACTGGAGCGGAAAGTCCAAGGTCTGGGGGCCAGCATGTCAGGTACTTGGTAAGGGCCGTCTCTCtagtttgcagatggctgccttcttacGTCCTTTCCTTGGTGTGAGGTGCACTCAGAGAGAATGcaagagagagatatagagagagagagagagagagagagagaggataagaaaataaaagccctATTAAATGTTGCCTACAAAAGACCACTTtaatataaagacataaataaagtGAAAGTAAGTGAATGAGAAAAAATACGCCATATCGACCGTAGGCATAAGAAGGCTAGTATGGCTATTTTACTTTCCAGTTTCACTTAGATACAATTAACATATAACTTGGCTATTTTAATATCACGTAactagacttcaaaacaaagattATTGCTAGGGATAAACACAGACATTTCACAATGATAAAAGGGCCAATTCATTAAGACATGACCTCAAAATGTGTATACATCTAATAGagcctcaaaatacatgaagcaaaaattgacagaattaaaaatagaCGCTTCTCTAGTAATAATAGGAGAGATTAACATCCTCTCTCAGCAACTGATAGAAAAGCTAGACAAAAACCCAGAGAGGACATGGAAGATCCAAGTGTCAATACCAACCATCTTGATTTGGTTGACATTTATAGGACAACCCGCCCAACAAAGGTGGGATAAGTGCACGTGGACAACACATCAAGGCAGACCACACTAGGTATGAGCTTTCaagcaagtctcaataaatgtaaagGGATCAAAATCACATAGAatgtgttctctgaccacaacaggcttaagttagaaatcaaaacccataaaatttcacagaaactccagatatctgaaaaataaaccaCACATCTTTAATTTGTAGGTCAAAACCCAAAcgggaaagtagaaaaaaattgaatgataACGTTAGTACCACAAACAGGCAGGATGCGGTTACGCAGCGTCTGGTGGGACACTTAACAACCCTAAATGCTTccattagaaagaagaaagatctacaATCAGTGACTTAGGGTTTCAACTTAAGAATGAAGAGCAAAAAAGAGAAACCCTGGGCTTTCGGGGAGCTCACAGACCCCGTCTTGAAACTGGATATTCCCAGGGGAGTGGGATTGCCGCTAAGGGGCCTTTCAGGCTGTTGGGAACCTTGGCAGAGTTAATTCCATCACCGCTCCCCGATCGAGGCCTACACTGTCGtgggaggggccgggggaggggggggatccCGGAAGCCCAGGTCCCACTCGCCGCTCCAGGTCGTGACCCCGTCGCCGCTGTGATCCCGCGGCCCGCGCCCCACCCGCGGCCGTTGGCTGGACCCCCGGCGGCCTGCGGCGGCGGCTCCTAGGTTCCCGGGGAGGCGGCGCCATGCGGCCCGGGCCCGCGCTTCTcctcctgggcctgggcctggtcTTGGGCCTGGTCCTGGGCCGCGGCCGCCTCCCGCGGCCCCCGGATCCTCGCACGGCCCGGGCCGCGGTCCTCGTTCCCGGGGCGCCCGGCCCCCGCCGCCAGGGCCCCTCCTCGGCCCGCCGGTCCCCGCCCGCCGCTCAGGGAGACGCGGCCGCGCTGCGCACCTTCGGGGGCGCCCCGGGCCTCGGAGAGCCGGGCGGCGGCGTCCGCCTCCGCCTGCGGCCCCGCGCGACCCCGGGAGGCGGCGTGGTCCTGAGCGGCCGCGGCGGCCTCTGCCTGCCCCGCGGCCCCGTGCGCCCTCTCTGCCTGCGGGTGCGCGTCCTGCTGCGCGCCCCCGGGGCCGCCGCGCCCACGCTCGTGGACCTGCAGCTGTGGGCGCGCCGCGGCCGCCTGTCCCTGCTGTGGCGCACCCCGCTGCACCGCGCGCTCGGGCGCCCGGAGTGGACCTTCCGCCTCGTACCCGTCCCACCCGCCAGCGTGCGGCGCCCCCGCCAggcctcctctgccctgcccGCCGGCGACCCTCGCCTCTACGCGGGCTTCGTGGCCCAAGCCAAGTGCCCCACGGATGGGCCCACGCCTGTTGTTTTAGAAGCCGTCAACTCGGACGGCCCCCAAGCCATCGAGTCTTCGGTGTCCTGCCAGTTATCCGCACAGTTGCCCTGTGTTGTCAGCCTGGTAAGGATCAATAGGGACCAAGATCCGGTGGTGTTGAACAGGAGAATGCACACTACCTTGAATGCAACCTTTAAGTACGACTGCCTGGAAGCCACCTTATTTAATCCGAGTTGGCAAGTCTTTTCCGTGCCCTCCGTATCCGACGTGCCGGACTGGAATCAGCCTTTGGACGTACCACAACTCAGCCTAGGGAGGACTCCAGCGTATATGGAAATCCCCCCCAATTCTTTATCTTGGGGGGTGTACGTGTTTAATTTCACCCTAACCATCTACACAAGGAAGTCAAATACGCCTCGGGCAACAGGCTCCGATATCGTCTACGTCACCGTTCTTCGAAGCCCCCTACAGGCGGTGGTTATTCCTGCGAGGCCCAACATAACCATGAATTTCACAGATTCGCTGGTTCTGGATGGAAGCAGGTCCTCGGACCCAGATTCAGGCAACTCTTCAGAGGGACTCCTTTTTTCTTGGTACTGCaccaaagataaaaataactaCCAAGGAGAGACAATTATAGTGGTAAGCAGGAAAGTCTGTCTCACTGCAAAGCAGACCGATCTGCGGTGGAAGGAGGCCTCTGGCCCCATCCTGTCATTTTTGCCAAGAACACTGAGAGGCAGAGATGTGTATTATTTCAGAATGGTGATCCGGAAGGGCAGTAGAACAGCGTATGCCGATCGGAGGGTGCATGTGCTCCCAGGACCAAGACCCGCAGCACACATTTCATGCATTGAAAATTGCAATCGTAATTTGATTATTTCAGATCGattctctttgtttctaaatTGCACCGGGTGTGTAGGAGACCCTGATTACTATAAGTGGTCGATTCTGTCGTCTTCAGGTAAAGAGATCATATTTGATTGGGCGAGACAAACCACAACAGGGAGGGCCAGGGCTTATCTGACCATAAAACCTTTTGCTTTTAGGGATTTTTCCGAAGCTGAGTTTTTGGTTTCTGTATACTCAATAACTTGGAGCGGAGCGGGCTTGACCTTGAGATACTCCTTTGTTATTAACTACGCTCCTCAGCCCGGGCAGTGCAACATCCATCCAGCTAAGGGGCTTGCACTTTTAACCAAGTTTGTCATCCGGTGTACTAATTTCACGGACAAGAACATCCCTCTTGCATACAAAATAGTAGTTTCTGATTTGTACGGTTTTGGGCAAATCAGTTCTGTGAAAGAGAACACCTTGGGGGCCATCCTGTATTGGGGGCATGAGTCCACATcacccccttcctttctccccgtTGGTGGATTGGCTAATCATTATGTCATGAAGATCATTGTTCAGGTATATGACTCTCTAGGAGCCTTTACTCCGGTGACCCTGCACGCCACCGTACGGACTCCTACGGACAAAATCTCATCAAAGAATGTGCTTGATGGATTATTCAATTTCACCATGGGACCAACTTCATCACTCTCTACTTTGCTTGACCAGCGGGAATTTTTGCCTGCAGGCTACTTAATTTATATAGCAGCTTCTGTGGTGAATAGCATGAAAGCTGACTTAACTTTGCAAGCTGACGAAACCAGACTCCGGGAACACCTCGTCAACCAGACTTTCGTTCTTCCCAACAGCACTTTGGAGGAAATTAGCCAGGTGGTCATGTGTATGGCTAAAGTAACCCAGACAACCTCTGGATTCACTCGAATGGCTCAGAAACTTGCCACAGTGAGGGTCTGGCAAGCCAACCATGCCCTACGACAATCTCATCAAAAACATAAATCCTTTGGCTCTGAACAAATAGAAATCGTGAGCACTGGGATATTAACAAGTCTGTCTAATATCCTTAAACTGAGTGTTCCCTATGAAGTAGTGGATGAGCCTTTCTATGGGTTGGAGTTTCTAGCAGACACAATATCGGCTGGCATGGTGCCAGGGAATGAAACCACTGTAATGACGGCCTCCAGCTTTAACATGTACCTCAGGAAGACAGAAAAGCGGGATATTAACGAGGCCTTCACCAACAAGAAGCTCGGCCGAAATTATTTTCGTCCAGTGCTCAATGTGAGCAGTGTCCCCCTTCTGCCTGAAAATGCTCCGATCTCCaccatgttttgtgagtttgcAGATGATCCCTTTCCTTGGTTAAGTCAGCAGGAAAGCTATTCTGCAGAGGTGGTTGGGCTCAAAATGACAGGCATCCCCGCCAAAGGCATCGTGCTAGAGATCACACCTGATGTGGTCGAAGTGCACATTGTCAGAAGAAACTTGAGCTTTGCAGCTTTTAATCTCACGGTGGGACCCGACAACGCGCCCCACAAAGTTAATGAGCCCTTCAAAAGGACGACGGGGGAGTTTAGCTTTGAGGTGGACAGCAGTGCAGTGAATGAGGTGCTGGTCCACATCGTGACGGAAGTCACCCTGGTGTTCACGGTGTTGGTATATGCTGGCAGTGAGATCACCCCCGCCGCTTTGGTGGCCACCTTCTTCGTGCCCTATGATATCCCTCCCATCGCCAACCAGAGTGACCTGTTTGACCAGGCCTGTGTGGTTAAGAAGGCCCGCGTGGTCTGCCTTCCACCGTCCCTGCTGCAAGTCATAGCTCAGCGAGGCAGCTCGTCCGAGTGTACCGTGACCATGGCTCTGCAGGCACCTCGCTTTGTCATGGCACCCAGTAACAAGCTAGTGAGAATCGCCCTTTTCAGCGTTCAGTGCTTAGACATGTACGGGATCCAGAGCGATTGGAGAGAAGACAACTGTGTTCTCGGAGAGGAGACCACCTGGGACAGAGTGCACTGTATCTGCAAAAACCCAATGAGGGCCCGGCGGCAGCTGGCCACGATCAAAAAAGCCGGCCTGCACCTGCAAACCCACTTTTTGACGGCCAATGTGATTGTGGTCCCTAATCCCGTAGATCTACGGCTGGAGGTCATCAGAAATGTCACCCAAAACCCCGTGACTCTCTTCACTGTACTTTTCATTATGCTCGTGTACGTATTCCTAGCGTTCTGGGTCTTGCACAAAGATGCCCTGGACCAGCTTCTTCGGCAATACGTGATAATCCTACCTGACAACGACCCTTATGATAAGGTGTGTTACCTGCTCACCATTTTCACAGGAATGCGCTGTGGGGCTGGGACCAGGGCCAACGTCTTCATCCAACTTAAGGGAACAGAAGGTGACAGCAACATGCATTGTTTGAGCCACCCCTATTTTACCACCCTCTACCGTGGAAGCATCAACACTTTCCTCCTCACAACAAAACGTGACTTGGGGGACATCCATTCCATTCGTGTGTGGCACAACAATGAGGGCAGAGCCCCCAGTTGGTATTTAAGCAGAATCAAAGTGGAAAATCTGTTGAGCAGACACATCTGGCTGTTCCTATGCCGGAAATGGCTTTCTATTGACACCTCTTTGGACAGAACATTTCACGTTACCCCTCCTGACCAGCCTCTAGAGAAAAGGGACTATTTCCTGATAGATTCCATTTACAAGCTGGAGAAAAATCACATGTGGTTCTCGCTTTTCTCCGGGGTCAGTGCTAGGCCGTTCAATAGGCTGCAGCGACTGTCCTGTTGTTTAGCCATGTTATTGTCTTCCCTTTTATGCAATATTATGTTCTTTAATCTCAACAAAAAAGAAGACACGGATCCCAAAGAGACAAAGTACATCAGGTCAATGATGATAGGATTGGAAAGTGTCCTAATCACCATCCCTGTGCAACTACTGATCGCCTTTTTGTTCACCTATTCCCAGAAGGAACCTCGCGTGACTGTAGAGGAGGTGTCTCCCCAGAAGACCCCCTTGATGCGAGTCCCAAGTGAATACTGGGAGGAACATCTGAAAAAGTGGCACGCTCAGGAAACCGACGGTGCCCCCGCCAGAGCAGCTTCGAAGCTCCCCCCCAGGAAAAGCCCTAAAGCTCCCAAAGCGCCAGAGCAGCACCGGGGTAAGAAAGCAGAGGGCAAGGTCTCCCGCCCCCGAGATGTTAACATGAACGCCAGTAACCGAAACGCAGAAGACGATCAAGAAGCTGCTCCTGCGCAGCCCTCCCAGACGAATCCTCTAGAACTCCAGGAGAAGCACAGGATCGTCCTGCCTGGGTGTTGCGTTTATATAGCATGGTTCTTGGTTTTCGCCACCTGCAGTATATCCGCGTTCTTCATTGTATTTTATGGGCTGACCTACGGCTACGAAAAGTCCATAGAGTGGCTCTTTGCTTCGTTTTGTGCGTTCTGTCTGTCCATTTTCCTGGTGCAGCCGTCCAAAATTATCCTCCTGTCAGGCGTCAGGACGAGCAGGCCCAAGTATTGTAAAAACCTCTCGTGGGCAAGCAAGTACCACTACACTGAGATCAAGCTGTTCCACGTGAAGATGGGCCCGGAAGAAATGAAAAGGCGACACAAGCAGATCACGCAGCTGCGAAGCTCAAGGATGTACCAACCCCTCACCGAAGACGAAATCCGAATAttccaaagaaagaagagaaccaAGAGGAGGGCGCTCCTGTTCCTCAGTTACATTCTCACCCACTTCCTGTTTCTGGCGCTCCTGCTGAGGCT
It encodes the following:
- the PKDREJ gene encoding polycystin family receptor for egg jelly; this translates as MRPGPALLLLGLGLVLGLVLGRGRLPRPPDPRTARAAVLVPGAPGPRRQGPSSARRSPPAAQGDAAALRTFGGAPGLGEPGGGVRLRLRPRATPGGGVVLSGRGGLCLPRGPVRPLCLRVRVLLRAPGAAAPTLVDLQLWARRGRLSLLWRTPLHRALGRPEWTFRLVPVPPASVRRPRQASSALPAGDPRLYAGFVAQAKCPTDGPTPVVLEAVNSDGPQAIESSVSCQLSAQLPCVVSLVRINRDQDPVVLNRRMHTTLNATFKYDCLEATLFNPSWQVFSVPSVSDVPDWNQPLDVPQLSLGRTPAYMEIPPNSLSWGVYVFNFTLTIYTRKSNTPRATGSDIVYVTVLRSPLQAVVIPARPNITMNFTDSLVLDGSRSSDPDSGNSSEGLLFSWYCTKDKNNYQGETIIVVSRKVCLTAKQTDLRWKEASGPILSFLPRTLRGRDVYYFRMVIRKGSRTAYADRRVHVLPGPRPAAHISCIENCNRNLIISDRFSLFLNCTGCVGDPDYYKWSILSSSGKEIIFDWARQTTTGRARAYLTIKPFAFRDFSEAEFLVSVYSITWSGAGLTLRYSFVINYAPQPGQCNIHPAKGLALLTKFVIRCTNFTDKNIPLAYKIVVSDLYGFGQISSVKENTLGAILYWGHESTSPPSFLPVGGLANHYVMKIIVQVYDSLGAFTPVTLHATVRTPTDKISSKNVLDGLFNFTMGPTSSLSTLLDQREFLPAGYLIYIAASVVNSMKADLTLQADETRLREHLVNQTFVLPNSTLEEISQVVMCMAKVTQTTSGFTRMAQKLATVRVWQANHALRQSHQKHKSFGSEQIEIVSTGILTSLSNILKLSVPYEVVDEPFYGLEFLADTISAGMVPGNETTVMTASSFNMYLRKTEKRDINEAFTNKKLGRNYFRPVLNVSSVPLLPENAPISTMFCEFADDPFPWLSQQESYSAEVVGLKMTGIPAKGIVLEITPDVVEVHIVRRNLSFAAFNLTVGPDNAPHKVNEPFKRTTGEFSFEVDSSAVNEVLVHIVTEVTLVFTVLVYAGSEITPAALVATFFVPYDIPPIANQSDLFDQACVVKKARVVCLPPSLLQVIAQRGSSSECTVTMALQAPRFVMAPSNKLVRIALFSVQCLDMYGIQSDWREDNCVLGEETTWDRVHCICKNPMRARRQLATIKKAGLHLQTHFLTANVIVVPNPVDLRLEVIRNVTQNPVTLFTVLFIMLVYVFLAFWVLHKDALDQLLRQYVIILPDNDPYDKVCYLLTIFTGMRCGAGTRANVFIQLKGTEGDSNMHCLSHPYFTTLYRGSINTFLLTTKRDLGDIHSIRVWHNNEGRAPSWYLSRIKVENLLSRHIWLFLCRKWLSIDTSLDRTFHVTPPDQPLEKRDYFLIDSIYKLEKNHMWFSLFSGVSARPFNRLQRLSCCLAMLLSSLLCNIMFFNLNKKEDTDPKETKYIRSMMIGLESVLITIPVQLLIAFLFTYSQKEPRVTVEEVSPQKTPLMRVPSEYWEEHLKKWHAQETDGAPARAASKLPPRKSPKAPKAPEQHRGKKAEGKVSRPRDVNMNASNRNAEDDQEAAPAQPSQTNPLELQEKHRIVLPGCCVYIAWFLVFATCSISAFFIVFYGLTYGYEKSIEWLFASFCAFCLSIFLVQPSKIILLSGVRTSRPKYCKNLSWASKYHYTEIKLFHVKMGPEEMKRRHKQITQLRSSRMYQPLTEDEIRIFQRKKRTKRRALLFLSYILTHFLFLALLLRLVALLRHTDSFYYNQFIRDQFSVDLGTVTKLEDIYRWLDHVLLPLLHNDPNPTFLPDSSSKILGLPLLRQVRAKPGEKLCPPAQDFVQNSTDRDIHCHPEYGTDPEDTRSYSNVWDKVGKRAVDKNTNGFTYKPQEKMWAYFSHGLLHTYRSGGYVFYFFPEQQQFNSSVRLGELQSNNWLDEKTWAVILELTTFNPDVSLFCSISVIFEVSQPGVVNTSTSVHSFLLADFDRRTSAEIYLYAAVLIFFVAYVVDEGYIILQERASYVTSVYNLLNFALKCIFTVLIVLFLRKHFLAAGIIQFYLSNPVEFVPFHAVSQVDHIMRIILGFLLFLTILKTLRYSRFFYDVRLAQRAIQTALPGICHMALVVSVYFFVYMAFGYLVFGQHEWNYNNLIHATQTIFSYCVSAFQNTEFSSNRVLGVLFLLSFMLVMICILINLFQAVILSAYEEMKQPVYEEPSDEAEAMTYLCHKLRTVCRCVFFQPKARDKPEFFEDMLYGQPEKKSRRYLGLKTRNINGKKMVYLVV